One genomic window of Kaistia geumhonensis includes the following:
- a CDS encoding thiamine phosphate synthase, protein MAPSKPRGGAPKDKRGKKKPEPIEPPFARLCLITPPAFDPAAFAPLLDAALRAGEVTSLIIAAEGLEPQARQAAAEKLVPIAQANGTAAIVTDGALLERCGADGLHVDTGLADLRRAVDALRPDRIVGGGGIHSRHDAMLLAETECDYLFFGRFDGDAGPAIHDKTLDLAAWWSALFEIPAIVMGGSDLASIAEAAAARVEFIALRSAIWSHPDGAAAAVETAHRLVLAAQAETMS, encoded by the coding sequence ATGGCCCCATCGAAACCTCGCGGCGGAGCGCCGAAGGACAAGCGCGGCAAGAAGAAGCCGGAGCCGATCGAGCCGCCTTTCGCAAGGCTTTGCCTGATCACGCCGCCGGCCTTCGATCCTGCCGCATTCGCGCCCCTGCTCGACGCCGCGCTCCGGGCAGGCGAGGTGACGTCGCTGATCATCGCCGCCGAGGGGCTGGAGCCTCAAGCGCGGCAGGCGGCGGCCGAGAAGCTGGTGCCGATCGCGCAGGCGAACGGCACGGCCGCGATCGTCACCGACGGCGCGCTGCTCGAGCGCTGCGGCGCCGACGGCCTGCATGTCGATACCGGACTTGCCGATCTTCGCCGCGCCGTCGACGCGCTGCGGCCGGACCGCATCGTCGGTGGCGGCGGCATCCACAGCCGCCACGACGCCATGCTGCTCGCCGAGACCGAATGCGACTATCTCTTCTTCGGCCGCTTCGACGGCGACGCCGGCCCGGCCATTCATGACAAGACGCTCGACCTCGCCGCCTGGTGGAGCGCGCTGTTCGAGATTCCGGCCATCGTGATGGGCGGCAGCGACCTCGCCTCGATCGCTGAGGCCGCCGCGGCGCGGGTCGAGTTCATCGCGCTGCGTTCGGCGATCTGGTCACATCCGGACGGCGCGGCCGCGGCCGTCGAGACCGCGCACCGGCTGGTGCTCGCCGCGCAGGCGGAGACGATGTCGTGA
- a CDS encoding tetratricopeptide repeat protein — protein sequence MSRRLPAGLAFCAALLAAMPAVAASAPKPAPKPDVSATEAKPADPQAEKFQPPPDPLLGVPPPDAGLLPTPGDFLRSGRGLDVDVGDPAFGAFQRGLYLTAFSLALERARLGDPVSQTLVARLYLDGLGIKQSDKAAAAWFQQAALGGDPAAQLQLGLLYLDGRGVPKDKAKAADAFEQAAKWDDRAALYNLGLLYLEGEVRPRDPLKAADYFGRAAAKGSADAQYALGQLYGAGDGVVLDDTIATMWLAKAAEAGHSDAEVEYAIRLFNGIGVPRDEATAATWFRRAALAGSPIAQNRYARMLAVGAGVPQDRLEAAKWHFVALRSGAKDEWLDDFVARLTEADRKKAESEADHWPEGRDPKATAAQPLGKATGPSAPVATGRGPEPEMPAPGLKPNPGAKPARAAPDAPAPAAPAN from the coding sequence GTGAGCCGCCGTCTTCCGGCCGGGCTCGCCTTCTGCGCCGCGCTGCTCGCGGCGATGCCGGCTGTCGCGGCCAGCGCACCGAAGCCGGCGCCGAAGCCGGATGTCTCGGCGACGGAAGCCAAGCCGGCCGATCCCCAGGCCGAGAAATTCCAGCCGCCGCCCGATCCGCTGCTCGGGGTGCCGCCGCCGGATGCGGGTCTGCTGCCGACGCCGGGCGACTTCCTGCGCTCCGGTCGCGGTCTCGATGTCGATGTCGGCGATCCGGCCTTCGGCGCGTTCCAGCGCGGGCTCTATCTCACCGCCTTCTCGCTGGCGCTGGAGCGAGCGCGGCTCGGCGACCCGGTTTCGCAGACGCTGGTGGCGCGGCTCTATCTCGACGGGCTCGGCATCAAGCAGAGCGACAAGGCCGCCGCGGCCTGGTTCCAGCAGGCGGCGCTGGGCGGCGACCCGGCCGCGCAGTTGCAGCTCGGCCTTCTGTATCTCGACGGGCGAGGCGTCCCGAAGGACAAGGCCAAGGCCGCCGACGCCTTCGAGCAGGCCGCCAAATGGGACGACCGCGCCGCGCTGTATAATCTCGGCCTGCTCTATCTCGAAGGCGAGGTGCGGCCGCGCGATCCGCTGAAGGCGGCGGATTATTTCGGCCGGGCCGCCGCCAAGGGCAGCGCCGACGCGCAATATGCGCTCGGCCAGCTTTATGGCGCCGGCGACGGCGTCGTGCTCGACGACACGATCGCCACGATGTGGCTGGCCAAGGCGGCCGAGGCGGGCCATTCCGACGCCGAGGTCGAATATGCCATCCGCCTCTTCAACGGCATCGGCGTGCCGCGCGACGAGGCGACGGCCGCGACCTGGTTCAGGCGTGCCGCGCTGGCCGGCAGCCCGATCGCCCAGAACCGCTATGCGCGCATGCTCGCGGTCGGCGCCGGTGTCCCGCAGGACCGCCTCGAGGCGGCGAAATGGCATTTTGTGGCGCTGCGATCGGGCGCCAAGGACGAATGGCTCGACGATTTCGTCGCCCGTCTCACCGAGGCCGATAGGAAGAAGGCGGAGTCGGAGGCCGATCACTGGCCGGAAGGACGCGATCCCAAAGCCACCGCCGCGCAGCCGCTCGGCAAGGCCACCGGACCTTCGGCCCCCGTCGCGACCGGGCGCGGCCCGGAGCCGGAGATGCCGGCGCCGGGGCTGAAGCCCAATCCGGGAGCGAAGCCGGCCCGCGCCGCGCCGGACGCTCCGGCGCCCGCCGCGCCGGCGAACTGA